The following proteins are encoded in a genomic region of Saccharopolyspora antimicrobica:
- a CDS encoding sodium:solute symporter family protein: MHALDWAMVCGYFGLMVLIGWWSHRRVKTDADFFIAGGRMPWWLAGISHHMSGYSAVMFVAYAGVAYTDGVTVYFWGFASIGIGVAIGAWLFAARWNRLRTRFGVASPLEFLARRYNVPAQQVLAWSGSSLKVFDVASKWFAVAVLLNSFAGVPLLWGIVITGTVTLLYCTAGGLWADALTDFGQFVIQAAAGIVMIWAVLDGLGGISGLWTMWDRLPAGRTSPVTGDYTTVFLLVYVLVKTLEYNGGMWNLAQRYMAAPGSREARRGALLSSALYLLWPLVLMFPMFAAPLFVPGLEDPTTSYAAMTQALLPPGMIGLVLAGMFSHTMAMVASDANAISAVITRDMLPVLWRKARRFTEHQRLRTGRIATFSFIVLSMVVATQAQHLGGVLSIVVSWVAALMGPISVPLLLGMLPWFRRCGARAAIVSWAGGLLTYGVLYYGLDADQTATVATPILVSLVLYIGLGLVASERTEQIDEMLEVLDDEPAIRS; encoded by the coding sequence GTGCACGCTCTCGACTGGGCAATGGTGTGCGGTTACTTCGGGCTGATGGTGCTCATCGGCTGGTGGTCGCACCGCAGGGTCAAGACCGACGCGGACTTCTTCATCGCGGGCGGCCGGATGCCGTGGTGGCTGGCCGGGATCTCCCACCACATGTCCGGCTACAGCGCGGTGATGTTCGTGGCCTACGCCGGTGTCGCCTACACCGACGGCGTCACGGTGTACTTCTGGGGATTCGCCAGCATCGGCATCGGCGTGGCGATCGGCGCCTGGCTGTTCGCCGCCAGGTGGAACCGGCTGCGCACCAGGTTCGGCGTGGCCTCGCCGCTGGAGTTCCTGGCCCGCCGCTACAACGTCCCGGCGCAGCAGGTGCTGGCCTGGAGCGGTTCCTCGCTGAAGGTCTTCGACGTGGCCTCGAAGTGGTTCGCGGTGGCCGTCCTGCTGAACTCCTTCGCCGGGGTGCCGCTGCTGTGGGGCATCGTGATCACCGGCACGGTCACCCTGCTGTACTGCACCGCCGGTGGCCTGTGGGCCGATGCGCTCACCGACTTCGGCCAGTTCGTCATCCAGGCGGCGGCGGGCATCGTGATGATCTGGGCGGTGCTGGACGGGCTCGGCGGCATCTCCGGGCTGTGGACGATGTGGGACCGGCTGCCCGCCGGGCGCACCTCGCCGGTCACCGGTGACTACACCACCGTGTTCCTGCTGGTGTACGTGCTGGTCAAGACGCTGGAGTACAACGGGGGGATGTGGAACCTGGCGCAGCGCTACATGGCCGCGCCCGGTTCCCGCGAAGCCCGCCGCGGTGCGCTGCTGTCCTCGGCGCTGTACCTGCTCTGGCCGCTGGTGCTGATGTTCCCGATGTTCGCCGCGCCGCTGTTCGTGCCCGGCCTGGAGGACCCGACCACGTCCTACGCGGCGATGACCCAGGCGCTGCTGCCGCCCGGCATGATCGGGCTGGTGCTGGCGGGGATGTTCTCCCACACCATGGCCATGGTGGCCTCCGACGCCAACGCGATCTCGGCGGTGATCACCCGCGACATGCTGCCGGTGCTGTGGCGCAAGGCGCGCCGCTTCACCGAGCACCAGCGGTTGCGCACCGGGCGGATCGCGACGTTCAGCTTCATCGTGCTGAGCATGGTGGTGGCCACGCAGGCGCAGCACCTCGGCGGTGTGCTGTCCATCGTGGTCTCCTGGGTGGCCGCGCTGATGGGACCCATCTCGGTGCCGCTGCTGCTGGGCATGCTGCCGTGGTTCCGCCGCTGCGGCGCACGCGCGGCGATCGTGTCCTGGGCGGGCGGGCTGCTCACCTACGGCGTGCTCTACTACGGCCTCGACGCCGACCAGACGGCCACTGTGGCCACCCCGATCCTGGTCTCCCTGGTCCTCTACATCGGACTGGGACTGGTCGCCTCGGAGCGCACCGAGCAGATCGACGAGATGCTGGAAGTGCTGGACGACGAACCGGCGATCAGGAGCTGA
- a CDS encoding NAD-dependent epimerase/dehydratase family protein, translating into MTQRILITGAAGGIGTLLRPRLRRPDRILRLLDIAPLPPPQPDEAVELVHGSLTDPEVMAAACRDVDAVLHLGGHSRENSWRETLSVNIDGTHTVLEAARAAGVGRVVLASSNHAAGFREVADAGPGGLPADSPPRPDTYYGVSKAAIEALGSLYHSRFGMDVICVRIGSCFERPADVRALSLWMSPDDGARLFEACLTHPAPGYRVVWGVSANTRQVCSPDEAAELGYLPEDDAERFAAELPPGEQHRYLGGPFTTAPLGIPN; encoded by the coding sequence TTGACGCAACGCATCCTGATCACCGGCGCGGCGGGCGGAATCGGCACGCTGCTGCGGCCGCGACTGCGCCGGCCCGACCGGATCCTGCGCCTGCTGGACATCGCCCCGCTCCCGCCGCCGCAACCGGACGAGGCGGTGGAGCTGGTTCACGGCTCGCTGACCGATCCGGAGGTGATGGCCGCGGCCTGCCGGGACGTCGACGCCGTGCTGCACCTGGGCGGGCACAGCCGCGAGAACAGCTGGCGCGAAACGCTTTCGGTGAACATCGACGGCACCCACACGGTGCTGGAGGCGGCCCGCGCAGCCGGTGTCGGACGAGTCGTGCTCGCCTCCAGCAACCACGCCGCCGGCTTCCGCGAAGTGGCCGACGCCGGTCCCGGCGGACTGCCCGCCGACTCGCCACCCCGGCCGGACACCTACTACGGCGTGAGCAAGGCGGCGATCGAAGCCCTGGGCAGCCTGTACCACTCGCGCTTCGGCATGGACGTCATCTGCGTCCGCATCGGCTCCTGCTTCGAGCGCCCGGCCGACGTGCGCGCGCTGTCGCTGTGGATGTCGCCGGACGACGGAGCGCGGCTGTTCGAAGCCTGCCTCACCCACCCGGCGCCCGGATACCGGGTCGTCTGGGGCGTTTCGGCCAACACCCGCCAGGTCTGCTCACCGGACGAGGCCGCGGAACTGGGCTACCTGCCCGAAGACGACGCGGAGCGGTTCGCCGCCGAACTCCCGCCGGGCGAACAGCACCGCTACCTCGGCGGCCCCTTCACCACCGCCCCGCTCGGCATCCCGAACTGA
- a CDS encoding LapA family protein — MAENGANGVGSGRRGDEADRAERLERTRTGGIWVSVVIAAVVLVFLLVFILQNFDSVTVRFLWTAGTLPLGVAMLFSVLAGALLVALIGTARILQLRRSAKHRAVKPE, encoded by the coding sequence ATGGCTGAGAACGGGGCGAACGGGGTCGGCAGTGGACGGCGCGGGGACGAGGCGGATCGCGCCGAGCGGTTGGAGCGGACGCGGACCGGTGGCATCTGGGTTTCGGTCGTCATCGCCGCGGTCGTGCTCGTGTTCCTGCTCGTCTTCATCCTGCAGAACTTCGACTCCGTGACCGTGCGGTTCCTGTGGACCGCGGGCACGCTGCCGCTGGGCGTGGCGATGCTCTTCTCCGTGCTGGCCGGTGCGTTGCTGGTCGCGCTCATCGGCACGGCGCGGATCCTGCAGCTGCGGCGCTCCGCCAAGCACCGCGCGGTCAAGCCGGAGTGA
- a CDS encoding Gfo/Idh/MocA family protein: MSPGPSGRGVAILGAGMIGEVHRRAALLAGADVVGVLASSPARSGEVAERWSASAYGELADVLADDRVDVVHICTPNATHAPFAEAALRAGKHVICEKPLGISLAEAERMAAAAGASDRIATVPFVYRYHPVVREIRARRLAGEFGAWNLLHGSYLQDWMLSPDASSWRVDPELGGASRAFADIGSHWCDLVQWVSGETFTDLLAALSIAIPTRPAAAGPTFAGPAEHSGDRVEVRTEDSAALLLRTASGVLGSATISQVAAGRKNRLWFELDGARGSAVFDQEEPERIWLGGTDGNRILVRDPEHGSPEQRRLSTLPAGHAQGYAQCFEAFVADTYAAIDGGSPDGLPTFEDGLRSARLVDAVLRSARNGSWTKV, encoded by the coding sequence GTGAGCCCTGGACCGTCCGGGCGCGGCGTGGCCATCTTGGGCGCCGGGATGATCGGCGAAGTGCACCGCCGCGCGGCGCTGCTCGCCGGAGCCGACGTGGTCGGCGTGCTGGCGTCCTCACCGGCGCGCTCCGGCGAGGTGGCCGAGCGCTGGAGTGCGTCGGCCTACGGCGAGCTCGCCGACGTGCTGGCCGACGACCGCGTCGACGTCGTGCACATCTGCACGCCCAACGCCACCCACGCGCCGTTCGCCGAAGCCGCGCTGCGCGCCGGCAAGCACGTGATCTGCGAGAAGCCGCTGGGGATCTCGCTCGCCGAGGCCGAGCGCATGGCCGCCGCGGCCGGTGCGAGCGACCGGATCGCCACGGTCCCGTTCGTCTACCGCTACCACCCCGTGGTGCGGGAGATCCGGGCGCGGCGCCTGGCGGGGGAGTTCGGCGCCTGGAACCTGCTGCACGGCAGCTACCTGCAGGACTGGATGCTCTCGCCGGACGCCTCCAGCTGGCGCGTCGACCCGGAGCTGGGCGGTGCGTCGCGGGCCTTCGCCGACATCGGCTCGCACTGGTGCGATCTGGTGCAGTGGGTGTCGGGGGAGACGTTCACCGATCTGCTCGCGGCGCTGAGCATCGCGATCCCGACGCGCCCGGCCGCGGCCGGGCCGACCTTCGCGGGCCCCGCCGAGCACTCCGGCGACCGGGTCGAGGTGCGCACCGAGGACTCCGCGGCGCTGCTGCTGCGCACCGCCTCCGGCGTGCTGGGCTCGGCGACGATCTCGCAGGTCGCGGCCGGGCGGAAGAACCGGTTGTGGTTCGAGCTCGACGGCGCCCGCGGCAGCGCGGTCTTCGACCAGGAGGAGCCGGAGCGGATCTGGCTCGGCGGCACCGACGGCAACCGCATCCTGGTGCGCGACCCCGAACACGGGTCGCCCGAGCAGCGGCGGCTGTCGACGCTGCCCGCCGGCCACGCGCAGGGCTACGCCCAGTGCTTCGAGGCGTTCGTCGCGGACACCTACGCCGCGATCGACGGCGGCAGCCCGGATGGTCTGCCCACGTTCGAGGACGGCCTGCGCTCGGCGCGGCTGGTCGACGCCGTCCTCCGCTCGGCCCGCAACGGTTCCTGGACGAAGGTGTGA
- a CDS encoding right-handed parallel beta-helix repeat-containing protein: MSTSRLRRIAVLTAGLALTATATAVAAERAVIPVTNAEELVQALAQAEPGDTIELAPGSYDGTFFTTLSGTEAAPITLTGPADAVLSNTQKGCDPNVPDGRDVTYCGYGLHLNGANHWRLRGFTVEKSAKGIVLDRSNNNVIDGVEVRETGDEGVHFRATSSDNVIQNSYVHNTGTEQPQYGEGLYFGSAESNWDKYGDAPGQPDRSDRNKALDNRLGPDVRAEHVDIKEGTADGEVLRNSFDGQGMTGQNSAESWVGAKGNGYRISGNRGVKSFEHGFKVIQRVDGWGCRNVFHDNHADVQAAGYGFQLPHDERCGDQRNEVYRDNTVLNAGSGFSDVEPIG; encoded by the coding sequence ATGTCGACCAGCAGACTGCGGCGGATCGCGGTGCTGACCGCCGGGCTCGCGCTGACCGCGACGGCGACGGCGGTCGCCGCCGAGCGCGCGGTGATCCCGGTGACCAATGCGGAGGAACTCGTCCAGGCCCTGGCGCAGGCCGAGCCCGGCGACACCATCGAACTCGCCCCCGGCAGCTACGACGGCACCTTCTTCACCACGCTCAGCGGAACCGAGGCGGCGCCGATCACGCTGACCGGGCCCGCCGATGCGGTGCTGTCCAACACGCAGAAGGGCTGCGACCCCAACGTCCCCGACGGCCGCGACGTCACCTACTGCGGATACGGCCTGCACCTCAACGGCGCGAACCACTGGCGCCTGCGCGGTTTCACCGTGGAGAAGTCGGCCAAGGGAATCGTGCTGGACCGCTCCAACAACAACGTCATCGACGGCGTGGAGGTGCGCGAGACCGGAGACGAGGGCGTGCACTTCCGGGCCACCAGCTCCGACAACGTCATCCAGAACTCCTACGTGCACAACACCGGCACCGAGCAGCCGCAGTACGGCGAGGGGCTCTACTTCGGTTCGGCGGAGAGCAACTGGGACAAGTACGGCGACGCACCCGGCCAGCCGGACCGCAGCGATCGCAACAAGGCGCTGGACAACCGCCTCGGCCCCGACGTCCGCGCCGAGCACGTGGACATCAAGGAGGGCACCGCGGACGGCGAGGTGCTGCGCAACTCCTTCGACGGGCAGGGCATGACCGGCCAGAACTCGGCGGAGAGCTGGGTCGGCGCCAAGGGCAACGGCTACCGGATCTCCGGCAACCGCGGGGTGAAGTCCTTCGAGCACGGCTTCAAGGTGATCCAGCGGGTCGACGGCTGGGGCTGCCGCAACGTGTTCCACGACAACCACGCCGATGTGCAGGCGGCCGGCTACGGCTTCCAGCTGCCGCACGACGAGCGCTGCGGCGACCAGCGCAACGAGGTCTACCGGGACAACACGGTGCTCAACGCCGGGTCCGGATTCTCCGATGTGGAGCCGATCGGATGA
- a CDS encoding polysaccharide lyase produces MRKRRLTGLTGIAMAALLALSAAPGGASPAAEPWSGGFADFPSDSWKQQWGFVAEGDWGFDRMNPQGEELDVFYGKGSSAPSCGDCPSEGGGQFYTDFRSIGRDDLADAPVLHLSYQVRFPADWDFGQRGGKLPGLYGGPPGQASGGEHGDAWSTRYMWRIRSDEPKATVYVYDPSMGDGYGEDVGLGSWLWQADDQWHTVEQAVDRTNGTITIWYDGREVLNEQGIREIADIPFSGIFFSTFFGGHDTSWGPSKDVNAQFRDFRVAESRTR; encoded by the coding sequence GTGCGGAAACGACGATTGACCGGGCTGACCGGAATCGCCATGGCGGCGCTGCTGGCGCTGTCGGCGGCTCCCGGCGGGGCCTCCCCCGCGGCCGAGCCGTGGAGCGGCGGTTTCGCCGACTTCCCGAGCGATTCCTGGAAGCAGCAGTGGGGTTTCGTCGCCGAGGGCGACTGGGGCTTCGACCGGATGAACCCGCAGGGCGAGGAGCTCGACGTCTTCTACGGCAAGGGCTCCTCGGCACCGTCGTGCGGCGACTGCCCGAGCGAGGGCGGCGGCCAGTTCTACACCGACTTCCGCTCGATCGGCCGCGACGACCTGGCCGACGCGCCGGTGCTGCACCTGAGCTACCAGGTGCGCTTCCCCGCCGACTGGGACTTCGGGCAGCGCGGCGGGAAGCTGCCGGGCCTCTACGGCGGCCCGCCCGGGCAGGCCAGCGGTGGCGAGCACGGCGACGCGTGGTCGACCCGCTACATGTGGCGGATCCGCAGCGACGAGCCGAAGGCCACGGTGTACGTCTACGACCCGTCGATGGGCGACGGCTACGGCGAGGACGTCGGACTGGGCTCGTGGCTCTGGCAGGCCGACGACCAGTGGCACACCGTCGAGCAGGCGGTGGACCGCACCAACGGCACCATCACCATCTGGTACGACGGGCGGGAAGTGCTCAACGAGCAGGGCATCCGCGAGATCGCCGACATCCCGTTCTCGGGAATCTTCTTCTCCACCTTCTTCGGCGGCCACGACACCTCCTGGGGCCCGAGCAAGGACGTGAACGCCCAGTTCCGCGACTTCCGCGTCGCCGAATCCAGAACGCGCTGA
- a CDS encoding sugar phosphate isomerase/epimerase family protein produces MLSVQLYSVRDQLAADRPATLAKLAAIGFRHVEPFGLGSPDRTPAERLTAARSLRTDLDAAGLAVSAVHAGLPGDLAELEEECAILGADTAFVPHPRLVPGFGEETFADPARVDAFADVLGAAAESAELRLGYHNHWFEWARLPDGTTGYDRFWQRTSASLLAELDVYWAVAAGADPAAVLASLGDRVIAVHLKDGPAEPGAPQTPIGTGRVDIPAVLRVAPGNPWHVVEIDTTDLDPFDLLAANATTLTSI; encoded by the coding sequence GTGCTCTCCGTTCAGCTCTACAGCGTTCGCGACCAGCTCGCCGCCGACCGGCCCGCGACCCTGGCGAAGCTGGCCGCGATCGGCTTCCGCCACGTCGAGCCGTTCGGCCTCGGCTCCCCGGACCGGACACCGGCCGAACGCCTGACCGCGGCCCGGTCCCTGCGCACGGACCTGGACGCGGCGGGCCTGGCGGTCTCGGCGGTGCACGCCGGACTGCCCGGAGATCTCGCGGAACTCGAAGAGGAGTGCGCGATCCTGGGCGCGGACACGGCGTTCGTCCCGCACCCGCGCCTGGTCCCGGGCTTCGGCGAGGAGACCTTCGCCGACCCGGCCCGGGTCGACGCCTTCGCCGATGTCCTCGGTGCGGCAGCCGAATCGGCGGAGCTGCGCCTGGGCTACCACAACCACTGGTTCGAATGGGCCCGGCTGCCCGACGGCACCACCGGCTACGACCGGTTCTGGCAGCGCACGAGCGCAAGCCTGCTCGCCGAGCTGGACGTCTACTGGGCGGTCGCGGCGGGCGCCGACCCGGCGGCGGTGCTGGCCTCGCTCGGGGACCGGGTGATCGCCGTCCACCTCAAGGACGGCCCGGCGGAGCCGGGAGCACCGCAAACGCCGATCGGCACCGGCCGCGTCGACATCCCGGCTGTTCTCCGCGTCGCACCCGGAAACCCCTGGCACGTGGTCGAAATCGACACCACGGACCTGGACCCGTTCGACCTCCTCGCCGCCAACGCCACCACCCTCACCTCCATCTGA
- a CDS encoding SDR family NAD(P)-dependent oxidoreductase yields MNTARFESKVVLVTGATSGIGEATSRRLAAEGAAVVLGARSKDVGEQLAADISAAGGRALFVPTDVTVEAEVEALVRAAVDEFGRLDGAFNNAGAINAFGAVQDIAADGWQADIELNLSSVYFGLKHQVPAILASGGGAILNNASNLGLVGMGSVSPYVAAKHGVVGLTKAVALENAARGIRVNAIAPAAVDTPAFRSSMGATPEGEAQIAALHPVGRISQPEEIAAFAAFLLSDEASFITGASLSIDGGFTTQ; encoded by the coding sequence ATGAACACGGCGCGTTTCGAGTCCAAAGTGGTCCTGGTCACCGGAGCCACCTCCGGCATCGGCGAGGCCACGAGCCGGCGGCTGGCCGCCGAAGGTGCGGCGGTGGTCCTGGGAGCTCGCAGCAAGGACGTCGGTGAGCAACTGGCGGCCGACATCAGCGCGGCGGGCGGCCGGGCGCTGTTCGTGCCCACCGATGTGACGGTGGAAGCCGAGGTCGAAGCGCTGGTGCGCGCGGCGGTGGACGAGTTCGGCCGGCTCGACGGCGCGTTCAACAACGCGGGTGCGATCAACGCGTTCGGCGCTGTGCAGGACATCGCCGCGGACGGTTGGCAGGCGGACATCGAGCTCAACCTGAGCAGTGTCTACTTCGGTCTGAAGCACCAGGTTCCGGCGATCCTCGCCTCCGGCGGCGGGGCGATCCTCAACAACGCCTCGAACCTGGGTCTGGTGGGCATGGGCAGCGTTTCGCCCTACGTGGCGGCGAAGCACGGCGTGGTCGGCCTGACGAAGGCGGTCGCGCTGGAGAACGCCGCGCGAGGAATCCGCGTCAACGCCATCGCCCCCGCCGCGGTGGACACCCCGGCGTTCCGCAGCAGCATGGGCGCGACGCCGGAGGGCGAAGCGCAGATCGCCGCCCTGCACCCGGTGGGCCGGATCTCCCAGCCCGAGGAGATCGCCGCGTTCGCGGCGTTCCTGCTCAGCGACGAGGCCAGCTTCATCACCGGCGCCAGCCTGTCGATCGACGGCGGGTTCACCACGCAGTGA
- a CDS encoding sugar phosphate isomerase/epimerase family protein, whose translation MMQLGMLTACLPQWSLDRIARWAKQAGYEALEVAVWPGTGGRDFEAAHLPVADFGPREVEETLALFDEHGLALSAFAYYENNLHPDPVRREEIRTHLRHAIDAAQALGVPYVGTFVGRDWTKPVADNLAEAERIFPELVDYAGERDVKIIVENCVMEGWHPDGYPGNLAYSPELWEWMFGLGLYLNWDPSHLTWIGIDPVETIAPYIDRIVHAQAKDVELDPVARNRYGFFGKADKGGDPWDMGWWRFRVPGLGQVDWRRVVDRLYEHGFTGTLSVEHEDPVWSGDDERITHGLDFAHRTLRPLIAG comes from the coding sequence ATGATGCAGCTCGGAATGCTCACCGCGTGCCTCCCGCAGTGGTCGCTGGACCGGATCGCCCGCTGGGCGAAGCAGGCCGGTTACGAGGCGCTGGAGGTGGCGGTCTGGCCCGGCACCGGCGGCCGCGACTTCGAGGCGGCGCACCTGCCGGTCGCCGACTTCGGCCCGCGCGAGGTCGAGGAGACCCTGGCGCTGTTCGACGAGCACGGCCTGGCGCTGTCGGCCTTCGCCTACTACGAGAACAACCTGCACCCGGATCCGGTGCGGCGCGAGGAGATCCGCACCCACCTGCGGCACGCGATCGACGCCGCGCAGGCGCTCGGCGTGCCCTACGTCGGGACCTTCGTGGGCCGCGACTGGACGAAGCCGGTGGCCGACAACCTCGCCGAGGCGGAGCGGATCTTCCCGGAGCTGGTGGACTACGCGGGCGAGCGCGATGTGAAGATCATCGTGGAGAACTGCGTGATGGAGGGCTGGCACCCGGACGGCTACCCCGGCAACCTGGCGTACTCGCCGGAGCTGTGGGAGTGGATGTTCGGCCTCGGCCTGTACCTGAACTGGGATCCCTCGCACCTGACCTGGATCGGCATCGACCCGGTGGAGACGATCGCGCCTTACATCGACCGCATCGTGCACGCCCAGGCCAAGGACGTGGAGCTGGACCCGGTCGCGCGCAACCGGTACGGCTTCTTCGGCAAGGCCGACAAGGGCGGCGACCCGTGGGACATGGGCTGGTGGCGCTTCCGCGTGCCGGGCCTGGGTCAGGTCGACTGGCGGCGCGTGGTGGACCGGCTCTACGAGCACGGCTTCACCGGAACTCTCTCGGTGGAGCACGAGGACCCGGTGTGGAGCGGCGACGACGAGCGCATCACGCACGGGCTGGACTTCGCGCACCGGACCCTGCGTCCGCTGATCGCCGGCTGA
- a CDS encoding ROK family transcriptional regulator: protein MGWEPVRLAVPRTSGRTDDNLVHSSLARLIASGAAESRVELVRATGLSRSTVHSHLDALITAGVVVERGPVGSGGRGRPAHRLAIAPRAGVVLAADVGVHSTRLAVADLGQDVLAEGEVELEISVGPERSLDVLTDHLRKLLADAGMPLEKVKALVMGLPGPVDPRMGMPVRPPIMPGWDGFPVGDAMASRFACTAAVDNDVNLMALGEARALPVEEAPLLFLKVGTGIGGGIVSAGGELHRGSDGAAGDIGHIRVPGADDVVCQCGNVGCVEAVASADAVLRALRTEQGGPRSVEDLARLLRDGDATAVRQVRTAAATIGEVVAMLVHFYNPKRIVLGGLITSAGDDLLAGIRSVVYRRALPLATRHLSLANSTLGRSAGLAGAVVAGIENVLSADGIRGLLRENP, encoded by the coding sequence ATGGGATGGGAACCGGTCCGCTTGGCGGTGCCGAGGACGTCCGGACGGACCGACGACAACCTGGTGCACAGCAGCCTGGCGCGACTGATCGCCTCGGGTGCGGCCGAGAGCAGGGTCGAGCTGGTGCGCGCCACCGGCCTGTCGCGGTCCACAGTGCACAGCCACCTGGACGCGCTGATCACGGCCGGGGTCGTCGTCGAACGCGGCCCGGTCGGCAGCGGTGGCAGGGGCCGCCCGGCGCACCGGCTGGCGATCGCCCCGCGCGCCGGCGTCGTGCTCGCCGCCGACGTCGGCGTGCACAGCACCCGGCTCGCGGTCGCCGACCTCGGCCAGGACGTGCTCGCCGAGGGCGAGGTGGAGTTGGAGATCTCGGTCGGCCCGGAACGTTCGCTGGACGTGCTCACCGACCACCTGCGCAAGCTGCTGGCCGACGCCGGGATGCCGCTGGAGAAGGTGAAAGCGCTGGTGATGGGGCTGCCCGGCCCGGTGGATCCGCGGATGGGCATGCCGGTGCGACCGCCGATCATGCCCGGCTGGGACGGCTTCCCGGTCGGCGACGCGATGGCCTCCCGGTTCGCCTGCACCGCCGCGGTGGACAACGACGTCAACCTGATGGCGCTCGGCGAGGCCCGCGCGCTGCCGGTCGAGGAAGCCCCGCTGCTGTTCCTGAAGGTCGGCACCGGCATAGGCGGCGGCATCGTCTCGGCAGGTGGAGAGCTGCACCGCGGTTCCGACGGCGCCGCAGGCGACATCGGGCACATCCGGGTGCCGGGCGCCGACGACGTGGTCTGCCAGTGCGGCAACGTCGGCTGCGTCGAGGCCGTCGCCTCCGCCGACGCGGTGCTGCGCGCGCTGCGCACCGAGCAGGGCGGTCCGCGCAGCGTGGAGGACCTGGCGCGGCTGCTGCGCGACGGCGATGCCACGGCAGTGCGACAGGTCCGCACGGCCGCGGCGACGATCGGTGAGGTCGTGGCCATGCTGGTGCATTTCTACAACCCGAAGCGGATCGTCCTGGGTGGACTCATCACCTCTGCGGGCGACGACCTGCTCGCCGGGATCCGCAGCGTGGTCTACCGCCGAGCCCTGCCGCTGGCGACCCGGCACCTGTCGCTGGCCAACAGCACGCTCGGCCGCTCCGCGGGGCTGGCGGGCGCGGTGGTGGCGGGCATCGAGAACGTGCTCTCCGCCGACGGGATTCGCGGCCTGCTGCGGGAAAACCCTTGA
- a CDS encoding IclR family transcriptional regulator encodes MEEDVDMARPAAAGSASEAAGVKSARRAIDLVEAFAAHPSWLSLSDLHAKTGFPRSSLHGLLRTLLDAGWLESDSSNTRYRLGARALICGTAYLDRDPAIRFATEALEELREQTGFTTHYARLVGSQVVYLETRESQRSTYLTSKIGRTLPAHATALGKALLAELTREEVAALLPKPLPTLTENTLVSLEQLDEACATARERGYAAEVEEGTPGIRCVAAVVPYRIPGTDAISCSMPIDQTTDAKARKTGELLTKVTAELAQRLRREGIR; translated from the coding sequence ATGGAGGAGGACGTGGACATGGCCCGACCGGCAGCCGCTGGCAGCGCATCCGAAGCGGCCGGGGTGAAGTCGGCGCGGCGCGCGATCGACCTGGTCGAGGCCTTCGCCGCGCACCCCTCCTGGCTGTCGCTGTCGGACCTGCACGCCAAGACCGGCTTCCCGCGCTCCAGCCTGCACGGGCTGCTGCGCACGCTGCTGGACGCGGGCTGGCTGGAGTCCGATTCCAGCAACACCCGGTACCGGTTGGGTGCGCGGGCCCTGATCTGCGGCACCGCCTACCTGGACCGCGACCCGGCGATCCGCTTCGCCACCGAGGCCCTGGAGGAGCTGCGCGAGCAGACCGGGTTCACCACCCACTACGCGCGCCTGGTCGGCAGCCAGGTGGTCTACCTGGAAACCCGCGAATCGCAGCGATCCACCTACCTGACCTCCAAGATCGGCCGCACGCTGCCCGCGCACGCCACGGCGCTGGGCAAGGCGCTGCTGGCGGAGCTGACGCGCGAGGAAGTCGCCGCGCTGCTGCCGAAGCCGCTGCCGACGCTGACCGAGAACACCCTGGTGTCGCTGGAGCAGCTGGACGAAGCCTGCGCCACCGCCCGCGAACGCGGCTACGCGGCCGAGGTGGAGGAGGGCACGCCCGGGATCCGCTGCGTGGCCGCGGTCGTCCCGTACCGCATCCCGGGCACCGACGCGATCAGCTGCTCGATGCCGATCGACCAGACCACCGACGCGAAGGCCCGCAAGACCGGCGAGCTCCTGACCAAGGTCACCGCCGAACTGGCCCAGCGCCTGCGCCGCGAAGGAATCCGGTAG
- a CDS encoding VOC family protein yields MGSMTRVYCGVPVTDRNAALEWFAVFFGRPADEVVGDEALWSISDTAWIFVAERDRAGGALITIEVTGLDDVLARLAAHGIGHEPVETYDNGVRHVVVLDPDGNSISLAEAPRGDSTPQRDG; encoded by the coding sequence ATGGGATCGATGACGCGGGTCTACTGCGGTGTGCCGGTGACCGACCGGAACGCGGCTCTCGAGTGGTTCGCGGTGTTCTTCGGCCGCCCGGCGGACGAAGTGGTCGGTGACGAAGCGCTCTGGTCGATCAGCGACACCGCGTGGATCTTCGTCGCCGAGCGCGATCGCGCGGGTGGCGCGCTGATCACCATCGAGGTGACGGGGCTGGACGACGTCCTGGCGCGGCTCGCCGCCCACGGCATCGGCCACGAGCCGGTGGAGACCTACGACAACGGTGTGCGGCACGTCGTCGTCCTCGACCCGGACGGCAACAGCATCTCGCTCGCCGAAGCGCCACGCGGTGATTCGACGCCCCAACGCGATGGCTGA